From one Lolium rigidum isolate FL_2022 chromosome 4, APGP_CSIRO_Lrig_0.1, whole genome shotgun sequence genomic stretch:
- the LOC124708378 gene encoding aspartic proteinase nepenthesin-2-like, giving the protein MVAMAAGSSLLLLLLLLVAPPFSSSAVVRPGRFNTKAVRSIINRSAKEFLKDRAQQGVTDFSGRRTNDDQLGSSAADTYGAFIFELSVGTSPQQIPVIMDITSELIWVQCGSCPATSCLRYTPLDTTTFMPDLSRYVGCDTQYCQMVVPGVQPKCNSQYPACRYELDFYAADAMKPTWYTSGYLANETFNFDTASVAGIVFGCSDDITLPDLAGSSGFLGFNRGALSLVTQLQITSFSYFIAPDDTGYNFVSWNWDEDVAPAAVGSRPKSQSTPLLAPTANQNPYYYVKLTGLLVDGKPLTSIPAGTFDAQADGSGGVYMSTTLPVTYLKEAAYNALRRELVSKIQSQGVIPVDTPGDLYHLCFLTQYFANAKVPTLALVFDGADATMELTVNNYFFDLPDGQTCMSILPSTDVSVLGSLLQAGKTMTYDIHGGQLMFQTAAGVPARPPVPLIATLLIAWGLGLQTLL; this is encoded by the coding sequence ATGGTAGCAATGGCCGCTGGTTCAtcactcctcctcctgctcctccttctcgTAGCGCCCCCGTTCTCGTCGTCGGCGGTGGTCCGGCCGGGCAGATTCAACACCAAAGCGGTCCGTTCAATCATCAACCGTTCCGCCAAAGAATTCCTAAAAGACAGGGCGCAGCAGGGCGTCACGGACTTCTCAGGCCGGCGCACCAACGACGACCAGCTGGGCAGCTCGGCGGCGGACACGTACGGCGCCTTCATCTTCGAGCTCTCCGTCGGGACATCTCCCCAGCAGATCCCCGTCATCATGGACATCACCAGCGAGCTCATCTGGGTGCAGTGCGGCTCTTGCCCCGCCACCTCGTGCCTCAGGTACACGCCGCTGGACACGACAACCTTCATGCCCGACTTGAGCCGCTACGTTGGCTGTGACACCCAGTACTGCCAGATGGTGGTCCCTGGCGTCCAGCCCAAGTGCAACTCCCAATACCCAGCCTGCAGGTATGAACTAGATTTCTACGCGGCCGACGCTATGAAGCCCACCTGGTACACCTCCGGCTACCTCGCCAACGAAACGTTCAACTTCGACACGGCGTCCGTCGCCGGTATCGTGTTCGGCTGCAGCGACGACATTACGTTGCCGGACCTCGCCGGCTCCTCCGGCTTCCTCGGCTTCAACAGGGGGGCTCTCTCCCTTGTGACCCAGCTCCAGATCACCAGTTTCTCCTACTTCATCGCGCCCGATGACACCGGTTACAACTTCGTCAGCTGGAACTGGGACGAAGATGTCGCGCCCGCCGCGGTGGGCAGCCGCCCCAAGAGTCAAAGCACGCCGCTGCTCGCGCCCACCGCCAACCAGAACCCTTACTACTACGTCAAGCTAACCGGCCTGCTCGTAGACGGCAAGCCCCTGACCAGCATCCCGGCGGGGACCTTCGACGCCCAGGCAGACGGCTCCGGCGGGGTGTACATGAGCACAACCCTGCCGGTCACCTACCTCAAAGAGGCTGCGTACAACGCCCTCAGGCGCGAGCTCGTCAGCAAGATCCAGTCACAAGGCGTGATTCCGGTGGACACCCCCGGCGACCTCTACCACCTGTGCTTCCTTACGCAGTACTTTGCCAACGCCAAGGTTCCCACGCTCGCGCTGGTCTTCGACGGTGCCGACGCCACGATGGAGCTCACGGTGAACAACTACTTCTTCGACCTCCCCGATGGGCAGACGTGCATGTCCATACTGCCATCGACCGACGTATCCGTCCTGGGCAGCCTGCTGCAGGCGGGAAAGACGATGACCTACGATATCCATGGCGGCCAGCTCATGTTCCAGACAGCGGCGGGTGTTCCGGCGCGGCCACCGGTGCCGCTGATAGCAACTCTTCTTATAGCGTGGGGGCTCGGCCTCCAAACACTTCTATAA